In a single window of the Acyrthosiphon pisum isolate AL4f chromosome X, pea_aphid_22Mar2018_4r6ur, whole genome shotgun sequence genome:
- the LOC107883449 gene encoding uncharacterized protein LOC107883449, whose product MSDHQQPTPADPIQLVAELLEMRRRNQQTTRADPGIKAARIRNMPLNQLQRDPELWTAYIRGWEDKTADKHRSLLLTQSSAYQQPSPPTTPHNTTITTTNTTLTGPQPAPTASGLTAQERKIARIRLAQIAREEAKAKASEQRGSPITPQPLTTFRDDRAVDGHSPAGSATTGHATTSAHRPDTVYLGGRSYNNIKIYSRRLLES is encoded by the coding sequence ATGTCGGACCACCAACAGCCCACGCCGGCAGACCCGATCCAGCTGGTAGCAGAACTACTGGAGATGAGGAGAAGGAACCAACAGACTACAAGGGCGGACCCCGGGATAAAAGCGGCCAGGATACGAAACATGCCACTCAATCAACTACAGCGGGACCCGGAACTGTGGACGGCTTACATACGGGGATGGGAGGATAAGACGGCGGACAAGCACAGAAGCCTCTTGCTAACGCAATCATCTGCATACCAACAACCATCACCGCCGACTACGCCACACAACACCACGATAACAACAACCAACACCACGTTGACAGGGCCGCAACCGGCACCGACGGCATCGGGACTGACAGCGCAGGAACGGAAGATAGCGAGGATTCGTTTGGCGCAAATAGCTCGGGAAGAGGCGAAGGCGAAAGCCAGCGAGCAACGTGGGTCACCCATTACTCCCCAACCGCTGACAACATTCCGGGACGACAGGGCCGTGGACGGACATTCACCAGCCGGTTCAGCCACCACGGGACACGCAACGACATCAGCGCACCGGCCGGATACTGTTTACTTAGGCGGacgaagttataataatatcaaaatatattctcGGCGACTTCTTGAAAGCTAA